The proteins below are encoded in one region of Natronococcus sp. CG52:
- a CDS encoding carbohydrate ABC transporter permease: MWNTAYFVTLTVPLLVIGSLLLALGVNREIKGKWLLRTIFFSPYVLTVAVIGILWGDLFGGNGLISYYTTGGSWLNSHTLAMPAIAIATVWWTIAFNFIILLAARQNVSNRLYEAAKLDGASSWRMMRDITIPQMKNPLIFVVIVSFITSFQVFGQPFIMTDGGPSFQTTTIVVYLYNTAFAGREFGYAAAIGYVLFLILVAVSSVSYYLLEEPKNEYTIATVDRGCIV; this comes from the coding sequence ATGTGGAACACCGCGTACTTCGTCACACTCACGGTGCCGCTGCTCGTCATCGGGTCGCTCCTGCTTGCGCTCGGAGTCAATCGAGAAATAAAGGGGAAGTGGTTGTTACGAACGATCTTCTTTAGTCCGTACGTCCTCACCGTAGCCGTAATCGGTATCCTGTGGGGAGACCTCTTTGGCGGAAATGGACTGATCTCCTACTATACTACGGGTGGAAGCTGGTTGAATAGCCACACGCTCGCAATGCCGGCGATAGCCATCGCGACGGTTTGGTGGACGATCGCGTTCAACTTCATCATCTTGCTGGCAGCGCGCCAGAACGTCTCGAACAGGCTCTACGAGGCTGCGAAACTAGACGGGGCCAGTTCGTGGCGAATGATGCGAGATATCACGATTCCTCAGATGAAGAACCCCCTCATCTTCGTCGTAATCGTCTCGTTCATCACTTCGTTCCAGGTGTTCGGCCAGCCGTTCATCATGACCGACGGTGGACCGAGTTTCCAGACGACCACGATCGTCGTGTACCTGTACAACACGGCCTTTGCTGGTCGGGAGTTCGGTTACGCAGCCGCAATCGGGTACGTTCTGTTTCTCATCTTGGTCGCCGTATCGTCGGTCAGCTACTACCTGCTGGAGGAACCAAAGAATGAGTACACGATCGCGACGGTTGATAGAGGGTGTATCGTTTGA
- a CDS encoding glycoside hydrolase family 2 protein — MERLTEDYRRQRALNGHWQFVTDPEYDGRSDDWYDPDADWPNRTHAVEVPCAWQEDDAYREYTGAAWYRRTETLELPAEERVLLRFGAVDYEATVWVNGERVGENRGGYLPFELDVTDAVVEGENAIVVEVVDPADISEIPHGKQGAPWYQRISGIWQDVTLEFVPETRVERLRATPDLDDDSARIDFDVAGVDDSSSVTAAVRITRDGDDAARGETAIDADGSGSLTVSIEDPTYWTPETPALYDVTVDLRRDGQVVDRYEDYFGMRSVEARDGRLYLNGEPYYMRGALDQGYYPETLYRPFDESLFEEEVRTAKDLGFNLIRKHIKPAHPDFLECADRLGILVWEEPANPTVHTDRSKREVREQIEGLLERDYNRPSVIVWSLYNEEWGIGNPQGLDEETSLWEDEAKQEYLADLYDDISARDPTRIVCDNSGWAHVATDVNDYHRYFVSPDRAGAWETDIDAMADAPEENYGATETDPDDAPIIVSEFGTWGLCDLPAVEAHYDGTPPWFDYDFFDDPIKRPEGVHDRLEETTLPDVFDDWESLAEAWQWREFRSIKDVIERMRAREGVAGYVITEFSDIEWEFNGMLDYRREEKVFTDDFARINDDVLVMVEPDSHAVGAGDTLTADVVVSNHTNEPLEGEVTWSFRGREGRSRSIATGSASRASRTRSR; from the coding sequence ATGGAACGACTGACGGAAGACTATCGACGGCAGAGAGCACTGAACGGACACTGGCAGTTCGTAACGGATCCCGAATACGACGGGCGGTCTGACGACTGGTACGACCCCGATGCGGACTGGCCGAATCGCACGCACGCGGTCGAGGTGCCGTGTGCGTGGCAGGAGGACGACGCATACCGGGAGTACACGGGCGCAGCGTGGTATCGACGGACGGAGACCCTCGAGCTACCGGCCGAGGAGCGCGTACTGCTCCGATTCGGCGCTGTCGACTACGAAGCGACAGTCTGGGTCAACGGCGAGCGCGTCGGCGAGAACCGCGGCGGCTACCTCCCGTTCGAGCTAGACGTCACCGACGCGGTCGTGGAGGGAGAGAACGCGATCGTCGTCGAGGTCGTCGACCCGGCGGACATCAGCGAAATCCCGCACGGCAAACAGGGCGCGCCGTGGTACCAGCGGATCAGCGGGATCTGGCAGGACGTCACGCTCGAGTTCGTCCCCGAGACCCGCGTCGAACGGCTCCGCGCGACGCCGGATCTGGACGACGACAGTGCGCGCATCGATTTCGACGTCGCGGGCGTCGACGACTCGTCGTCGGTGACGGCCGCGGTCCGGATCACTCGCGACGGCGACGACGCGGCTCGCGGCGAGACGGCGATCGACGCCGACGGCTCGGGGTCGCTGACGGTTTCGATCGAGGACCCGACGTACTGGACGCCCGAAACGCCGGCGCTGTACGACGTCACCGTCGACCTGCGCCGCGACGGGCAGGTCGTCGACCGGTACGAGGACTACTTCGGGATGCGTTCCGTCGAGGCTCGAGACGGACGGCTCTACCTGAACGGTGAGCCCTACTACATGCGGGGCGCGCTCGATCAGGGATACTATCCCGAGACGCTCTATCGACCGTTCGACGAATCGCTGTTCGAGGAGGAGGTTCGGACGGCCAAGGACCTCGGATTCAACCTGATCCGGAAGCACATCAAGCCCGCCCACCCGGACTTCCTCGAGTGCGCCGACCGGCTCGGCATCCTCGTCTGGGAGGAGCCCGCGAACCCGACCGTTCACACCGACCGCTCGAAACGCGAGGTTCGCGAGCAGATCGAGGGGCTCCTCGAGCGAGACTACAACCGGCCGAGCGTGATCGTCTGGAGTCTCTACAACGAGGAGTGGGGGATCGGGAACCCGCAAGGGCTCGACGAGGAGACGTCGCTCTGGGAGGACGAGGCGAAACAGGAGTACCTCGCGGATCTCTACGACGACATTTCGGCGCGAGATCCGACCCGGATCGTCTGCGACAACTCGGGCTGGGCACACGTCGCGACCGACGTCAACGACTACCACCGCTACTTCGTCAGTCCGGACCGCGCGGGCGCGTGGGAGACCGACATCGACGCGATGGCCGACGCCCCCGAGGAGAATTACGGCGCGACGGAGACCGATCCGGACGACGCGCCGATCATCGTCTCGGAGTTCGGGACCTGGGGGCTGTGCGATCTGCCCGCGGTCGAAGCCCACTACGACGGAACGCCGCCCTGGTTCGATTACGACTTCTTCGACGATCCGATCAAGCGTCCGGAAGGAGTCCACGACCGCCTCGAGGAGACGACGCTCCCGGACGTGTTCGACGATTGGGAGTCGCTCGCGGAAGCCTGGCAGTGGCGCGAGTTCCGCTCGATCAAGGACGTGATCGAGCGGATGCGCGCCCGCGAGGGGGTCGCCGGCTACGTCATCACGGAGTTCTCCGACATCGAGTGGGAGTTCAACGGCATGCTCGACTACCGGCGCGAGGAGAAGGTCTTCACGGACGATTTCGCCCGCATCAACGACGACGTCCTCGTGATGGTCGAACCCGACTCACACGCGGTCGGTGCGGGAGACACGCTAACCGCGGACGTCGTCGTCAGCAACCACACGAACGAACCTCTCGAGGGCGAGGTGACGTGGTCGTTCCGCGGGCGCGAGGGGCGGTCGCGATCGATCGCGACGGGTTCGGCGTCACGCGCGTCGAGGACGCGATCTCGATAG
- a CDS encoding ABC transporter ATP-binding protein, with protein sequence MTSSNDGTASITFDDARKVYGDEFVAIEGVDAHIEPGEFITIVGPSGSGKSTLLRMIAGLEKISDGDIQIGGESVKGVEPQHRGIAMVFQNYALYPHMSVRKNMSYGLKLTTDLPDNEIKQRVQETAEMMGIEDQLSAKPSELSGGQQQRVATGRAIVRDPEVFLMDEPLSNLDAKLKVHMRTELQRLQEDLGTTTIYVTHDQHEALTMSDRIIVLNAGELQQFATPDEIYDRPVNRFVADFIGSPSMNFFDVELNERTLVGDHVEYSVPEPVAEAIREGQTGDGLELGIRPENISLGSDGANAISATVEVVEVAGSDNFVYLDVGGNECRVRVPSDVKPTVGEPVQFTFDPADIHVFDRQTGRNVLRTLESRQQVSEEASP encoded by the coding sequence ATGACGAGTTCGAACGACGGAACGGCATCGATTACGTTCGATGACGCGAGAAAGGTGTACGGCGATGAGTTCGTTGCCATCGAGGGGGTTGACGCCCACATTGAACCCGGCGAGTTCATCACGATCGTCGGACCATCCGGATCGGGCAAGTCGACGTTGCTTCGGATGATCGCAGGTCTCGAGAAAATATCCGATGGCGACATCCAAATCGGTGGCGAGAGCGTCAAGGGCGTCGAACCGCAGCACCGTGGCATCGCTATGGTGTTCCAGAACTACGCGCTCTATCCGCATATGTCGGTCCGGAAAAACATGTCCTACGGGCTGAAGCTGACGACGGACCTTCCGGATAACGAGATCAAACAGCGAGTGCAAGAGACGGCTGAAATGATGGGTATCGAGGACCAGTTGAGCGCTAAGCCGAGCGAGCTCTCCGGCGGACAACAACAGCGCGTCGCGACGGGACGAGCCATCGTCCGCGACCCCGAGGTCTTCCTGATGGACGAGCCGCTGTCGAACCTCGACGCGAAGCTCAAAGTCCACATGCGGACCGAACTCCAGCGTCTGCAGGAGGATCTGGGAACGACGACGATCTACGTCACCCACGATCAGCACGAGGCGCTCACGATGAGCGACCGCATTATCGTTCTGAACGCGGGCGAACTCCAGCAGTTCGCGACACCGGACGAGATATACGACCGACCCGTGAACCGATTCGTCGCGGACTTTATCGGAAGTCCGTCGATGAACTTCTTCGACGTCGAGTTGAACGAGCGGACGCTCGTCGGCGACCACGTCGAGTACTCGGTTCCCGAACCGGTCGCTGAGGCGATCCGAGAGGGCCAGACGGGAGACGGTCTCGAGCTGGGGATCCGACCCGAGAACATCTCGCTCGGTTCCGACGGCGCCAACGCCATCTCCGCGACGGTCGAGGTGGTCGAGGTTGCGGGAAGCGACAACTTCGTCTACCTCGACGTCGGCGGGAACGAGTGTCGAGTTCGCGTCCCGAGCGACGTGAAACCGACGGTCGGCGAACCGGTTCAGTTCACGTTCGACCCGGCGGACATCCACGTCTTCGACAGACAGACCGGACGGAACGTCCTCAGAACGCTCGAGTCGAGACAACAGGTTTCCGAGGAAGCGTCTCCCTGA
- a CDS encoding carbohydrate ABC transporter permease, with protein MSTRSRRLIEGVSFDADLRTVGVYAAVYGAAFLFVIPYWWMFATSVMPRGQIYSSTPHLIPRDITFQWYEVLFEGTLIVQWTINTFILALVTTVIVLLIDAMIAYSLTRLEWPGRSVLFSLIVASFMVPTIVNLVPVYVIVNELGLINSLWGVVLPAAAGPLGVFMLVQFFKDIPVEVEEAARLDGFSRIRTFTTIILPMMRSALASLGLFIFVWTWNAFLWPLVILQSEGMYTLPIGIVTVQEGMGTTEPGIEMASAVVASLPLLLVFLLIQNHLVKAVEMQGTTK; from the coding sequence ATGAGTACACGATCGCGACGGTTGATAGAGGGTGTATCGTTTGACGCGGATCTTCGAACGGTCGGCGTATACGCCGCCGTGTACGGAGCGGCGTTCCTGTTTGTTATCCCGTATTGGTGGATGTTCGCGACGTCGGTTATGCCCCGCGGACAAATTTACTCCAGTACGCCGCACTTGATTCCGAGAGACATCACGTTCCAGTGGTACGAAGTGCTCTTCGAGGGCACGCTGATCGTCCAGTGGACCATCAACACGTTCATTCTGGCGCTGGTAACTACTGTCATCGTGCTGTTGATCGACGCCATGATCGCCTACTCGCTCACCCGACTCGAGTGGCCGGGTCGCTCCGTTCTCTTTTCGCTGATCGTGGCGAGTTTCATGGTGCCCACAATCGTGAATCTCGTTCCCGTCTACGTGATCGTGAACGAACTCGGCCTCATCAACTCCTTGTGGGGTGTCGTTCTTCCGGCCGCGGCCGGTCCGCTGGGCGTGTTCATGCTCGTCCAGTTCTTCAAGGATATCCCCGTCGAGGTCGAGGAAGCAGCCCGACTCGACGGGTTTTCTCGAATCCGAACCTTCACGACTATCATCTTACCGATGATGCGTTCCGCACTCGCTTCACTCGGGCTGTTTATCTTCGTCTGGACGTGGAACGCATTTCTCTGGCCGCTCGTCATCCTTCAAAGCGAGGGGATGTACACGCTCCCGATCGGAATCGTGACGGTCCAGGAGGGAATGGGCACTACCGAACCGGGAATCGAAATGGCTTCGGCGGTCGTTGCATCGCTGCCGCTGCTCCTGGTCTTCCTGCTCATACAGAATCACCTCGTAAAAGCGGTCGAAATGCAGGGGACGACGAAATGA
- the dgoD gene encoding galactonate dehydratase, with amino-acid sequence MHITDYELFEVPPRWLFLKVTTSDGTVGWGEPVVEGRAKTVKTAVEELMDTYLVGEDPARIEDHWQTMYRGGFYRGGPVLMSAIAGIDQALWDIKGKTYDAPVYDLLGGRARDRLRVYQWIGGDDPSDVADQAREKVDAGFTALKMNGTPAMERIDSPATVEAATERMREVREAVGSEVDVGVDFHGRVSKSMAKRLVAALEPYEPFFIEEPVLTEHLDELAGIAQHTTTPIATGERMYSRWDFKQVFEDGHVDLIQPDLSHAGGITEVNKIASMAEAYDVAVAPHCPLGPIALASCIQVDACSPNALIQEQSLDIHYNETSDVLDYLADPSVFDYREGYVDIPDGPGLGVDIDEEYVREQAGEVDWHNPVWRHDDGSVAEW; translated from the coding sequence ATGCACATCACAGACTACGAACTGTTCGAAGTACCGCCGCGCTGGCTGTTCCTCAAGGTGACGACGAGCGACGGCACCGTCGGCTGGGGCGAACCGGTCGTCGAAGGACGCGCGAAGACGGTCAAGACCGCGGTCGAAGAGCTGATGGATACCTACCTCGTCGGCGAGGATCCGGCACGAATCGAAGATCACTGGCAGACGATGTACCGCGGCGGCTTCTACCGCGGCGGGCCGGTCCTGATGTCGGCCATCGCCGGGATCGACCAGGCGCTGTGGGACATCAAGGGCAAGACGTACGACGCCCCGGTGTACGACCTGCTCGGCGGGCGGGCCCGCGATCGACTGCGCGTCTACCAGTGGATCGGCGGGGACGATCCGTCGGACGTCGCCGACCAGGCGCGCGAGAAGGTCGACGCCGGCTTCACCGCCCTCAAGATGAACGGGACGCCGGCGATGGAGCGAATCGACTCGCCGGCGACCGTCGAGGCCGCGACCGAGCGGATGCGAGAGGTTCGCGAAGCCGTCGGGAGCGAGGTCGACGTCGGCGTCGACTTTCACGGGCGCGTCTCGAAGTCGATGGCCAAGCGGCTGGTCGCGGCCCTCGAACCGTACGAGCCGTTCTTCATCGAAGAGCCGGTCCTGACGGAACACCTGGACGAACTCGCGGGGATCGCCCAGCACACGACCACCCCGATCGCGACCGGCGAGCGGATGTACTCGCGGTGGGATTTCAAGCAGGTCTTCGAGGACGGACACGTCGACCTCATCCAGCCCGACCTGTCCCACGCCGGCGGGATCACCGAGGTGAACAAGATCGCGTCGATGGCCGAAGCCTACGACGTGGCGGTCGCACCGCACTGCCCGCTCGGCCCGATCGCGCTAGCCTCGTGCATCCAGGTCGACGCCTGTTCGCCGAACGCGCTCATCCAGGAGCAGAGCCTCGACATCCACTACAACGAGACCAGCGACGTGCTCGATTACCTCGCGGACCCCTCCGTTTTCGACTACCGGGAGGGGTACGTCGACATCCCCGACGGACCGGGGCTCGGAGTCGACATCGACGAGGAGTACGTCCGGGAGCAGGCCGGCGAGGTCGACTGGCACAATCCCGTCTGGCGCCACGACGACGGCAGCGTCGCGGAGTGGTAA
- a CDS encoding sugar-binding domain-containing protein has product MGVVTGSPTGASEEDASDRRRSVALDGEWEFLIDPERSGRTNRWYERDATWPDRAHAVEIPRAWQEDDAYREYTGTAWYRRSIDLDAAVPAGKRAFLVFGAADYETTVWVNSERVGENRGGYLPFTIDVTDELERGANAMVVAVTDPADLSEIPHGKQGDPWYTRVSGLWQSVSLEFRPETRIVDAPVTPDLERDRAVVDLEFATGSADVEALRATVLADGDGDSEASATVSPAADSTAVLEFDDPTYWCPDEPALYDLTVILERDGTVVDRYEDYFGMRSFETADGEFLLNGEPITLRGVLEQGYYPETLYRPRDEETFSSEIELAADLGFNLIRKHVKPAHPDFLECADRNGMLVWQEPANPMRDTERSRAEVRAQVEGLVERDYNRPSVVIWSLYNEEWGLGHHDADETLWTDAEKQRFLADLYRSVRERDPTRIVCDNSGWAHVATDVNDYHRYFVSPDQADSWAADLEHIRHYPGDNYATTEFDDPDAPLVVSELGTWGLSDVDALRDRYGGDPHWFDHDFLVEALKKPDGIDERLQRTTLPDVFDDYADLAASWQEREFTSIKHLIEEMRVRDEIAGYVLTELSDIEWEFNGLSDYHRNPKSFAPRFSTVNGPLTVVARPESHATWADQSVEVSLTVVNDTDQSVSGPLEWSLDRQRGGETVSVAAHDATALTTTVTAPTETDEVARTTELTVSFSPRDESISTAEPVTIVDGDRGATPSMTVYADGAFASRLAEEGVTVTHTLSDAVDVAVTSEITSRIDQFATDGGAVVHVPDRDGEMRTGGPFTYRSLPRAESWNLVAGFYYRDSALLEDICPNRHLGWEFDGLYPYAVATDLNPSVDRVHVGYVEGWLANWSSPFVVRGYGSGSITALTFRVCDRYGRHPVATVLCNRLLRWLSQNR; this is encoded by the coding sequence GTGGGAGTCGTGACCGGGTCACCGACGGGAGCGTCCGAGGAGGACGCGAGCGACCGACGGCGCTCGGTCGCGCTCGACGGCGAGTGGGAGTTTCTCATCGATCCGGAACGCAGCGGCCGAACGAACCGGTGGTACGAACGAGACGCGACGTGGCCGGACCGTGCACACGCGGTCGAGATTCCCCGAGCGTGGCAGGAAGACGACGCGTATCGAGAGTACACTGGGACGGCGTGGTATCGTCGATCGATCGACCTGGACGCGGCGGTTCCGGCGGGAAAGCGGGCGTTTCTCGTCTTCGGCGCCGCGGACTACGAGACGACGGTGTGGGTCAACAGCGAGCGCGTCGGCGAGAACCGCGGCGGCTACCTCCCGTTCACGATAGACGTCACCGACGAACTGGAGCGCGGAGCGAACGCGATGGTGGTCGCGGTCACCGATCCCGCGGATCTCTCGGAGATTCCGCACGGAAAACAGGGAGATCCGTGGTACACTCGGGTCTCCGGCCTCTGGCAGTCCGTCAGCCTCGAGTTCCGTCCGGAAACCCGAATCGTCGACGCACCCGTCACTCCCGACCTCGAACGGGATCGTGCCGTCGTCGATCTCGAGTTCGCGACGGGATCGGCCGACGTCGAGGCGTTGCGGGCGACGGTGCTGGCCGACGGAGACGGCGATTCGGAGGCGAGCGCCACCGTCTCGCCGGCCGCCGACTCGACGGCCGTTCTCGAGTTCGACGACCCCACCTACTGGTGTCCCGACGAGCCGGCGCTGTACGACCTCACCGTGATCCTCGAGCGCGACGGGACGGTCGTCGATCGGTACGAGGACTACTTCGGAATGCGGAGCTTCGAGACGGCGGACGGGGAGTTCCTGCTGAACGGCGAACCGATTACGCTTCGCGGCGTTCTCGAACAGGGATACTACCCGGAGACGCTCTACCGGCCCCGGGACGAGGAGACGTTCAGCAGCGAGATCGAACTGGCCGCCGACCTCGGGTTCAATCTCATCCGGAAACACGTCAAGCCCGCTCATCCGGACTTTCTCGAGTGTGCCGATCGGAACGGGATGCTGGTGTGGCAAGAGCCCGCAAACCCGATGCGGGACACCGAGCGCTCGCGTGCGGAAGTGAGGGCACAGGTCGAGGGGCTCGTCGAACGCGATTACAACCGGCCGAGCGTCGTCATCTGGTCGCTGTACAACGAGGAGTGGGGTCTCGGTCACCACGACGCCGACGAGACGCTCTGGACGGATGCGGAGAAACAGCGGTTCCTCGCCGATCTCTATCGGTCGGTTCGCGAACGCGATCCAACGCGGATCGTGTGTGACAACTCCGGCTGGGCGCACGTGGCGACCGACGTCAACGACTACCACCGCTACTTCGTCAGTCCCGATCAGGCCGATAGCTGGGCCGCCGACCTCGAGCACATCCGCCACTATCCGGGCGACAACTACGCTACGACCGAGTTCGACGATCCCGACGCGCCGCTCGTCGTCTCGGAACTCGGGACGTGGGGGCTGAGCGACGTGGACGCCCTCCGCGATCGATACGGCGGGGATCCGCACTGGTTCGACCACGACTTTCTCGTCGAGGCGCTCAAGAAACCGGACGGGATCGACGAGCGGCTTCAGCGGACGACGCTCCCCGACGTCTTCGACGACTACGCCGATCTCGCAGCGTCCTGGCAAGAGCGGGAGTTCACGTCGATCAAACACCTCATAGAGGAGATGCGCGTTCGAGACGAGATCGCCGGCTACGTTCTGACCGAACTGTCGGATATCGAGTGGGAGTTCAACGGCCTGTCCGACTACCACCGAAACCCGAAGTCTTTCGCCCCCCGGTTTTCGACGGTTAACGGCCCGCTCACGGTCGTCGCGAGGCCCGAGTCGCACGCCACGTGGGCCGACCAGTCCGTCGAGGTTTCGCTCACCGTCGTCAACGACACCGATCAGTCGGTTTCGGGGCCGCTCGAGTGGTCCCTGGATCGACAGCGAGGCGGTGAGACCGTCTCGGTCGCTGCTCACGACGCGACCGCCCTTACGACGACGGTCACAGCACCAACGGAGACGGACGAGGTGGCGCGAACGACGGAGTTGACCGTCTCCTTCTCGCCGCGAGACGAATCGATCTCGACGGCGGAACCCGTGACGATCGTCGACGGTGACCGTGGCGCGACGCCGTCGATGACCGTGTACGCGGACGGTGCGTTCGCTTCGCGACTCGCCGAGGAGGGCGTGACCGTCACGCACACGCTCTCCGATGCGGTCGACGTCGCCGTAACCTCCGAAATCACGAGTCGTATCGATCAGTTCGCGACCGACGGCGGTGCCGTCGTCCACGTCCCGGATCGAGACGGCGAGATGAGAACCGGCGGGCCGTTCACCTACCGCTCGCTACCGCGCGCCGAAAGCTGGAATCTCGTCGCCGGGTTCTACTACCGGGACTCGGCACTCCTCGAGGATATCTGTCCGAATCGCCACCTCGGCTGGGAGTTCGACGGACTCTATCCGTACGCGGTCGCCACCGATCTGAACCCGTCGGTCGACCGCGTTCACGTCGGCTACGTAGAGGGATGGCTCGCGAACTGGAGTAGCCCCTTCGTCGTCCGCGGGTACGGAAGTGGATCGATAACGGCGCTGACGTTTCGGGTCTGCGATCGGTACGGACGCCACCCCGTCGCCACCGTTCTCTGTAATCGTCTCCTCCGATGGCTCTCCCAGAACCGTTGA
- a CDS encoding IclR family transcriptional regulator: MSGTSHHVKSVRKLFRIIEALERRESTGITELARETGIAKSLVYKYLDTLHHLGFVTKTGSSYALSLRWFQIGRRVRERRDVFQVARTELNRLARQTGETVSLVVEEDGDAIYLSQTSEREQPVGPVSEGDRIPAPISVGGKAILSYRPVEEVEALLAEQELTDRADQLVSELRTLRNQRMVIEREGPQESTFSAGSFMGHRHVVGHGEPYQNLHSVAVPVRDADNYAIAAIEVSGSKDSLYGRRLEDEIARLLVNASKSIETVLLSR, encoded by the coding sequence ATGTCGGGGACGAGCCACCACGTGAAATCGGTCCGCAAGCTCTTTCGGATCATCGAGGCGCTGGAACGGCGCGAGAGTACGGGAATCACGGAACTGGCGCGCGAGACTGGGATCGCCAAGAGCTTGGTCTACAAGTATCTCGACACGCTCCACCACCTCGGATTCGTGACGAAAACCGGGTCCTCGTACGCGCTCTCCCTGCGGTGGTTCCAGATCGGTCGTCGGGTTCGCGAGCGCCGCGACGTCTTCCAGGTCGCGCGGACGGAACTGAACCGGTTGGCCCGGCAGACCGGGGAGACGGTCTCGCTCGTCGTCGAAGAGGACGGAGACGCGATCTATCTCTCCCAGACGAGCGAGCGCGAGCAACCCGTCGGACCGGTCAGCGAGGGCGACCGCATTCCGGCGCCGATTTCGGTCGGCGGCAAGGCGATCCTCTCGTACCGTCCCGTCGAAGAGGTGGAGGCGCTGCTCGCGGAACAGGAGCTGACCGACCGCGCGGATCAGCTCGTTTCGGAGTTACGGACGCTTCGGAACCAGCGGATGGTTATCGAACGCGAGGGTCCGCAGGAGAGTACCTTCAGCGCGGGATCCTTCATGGGCCACCGCCACGTCGTCGGCCACGGCGAACCCTACCAGAACCTCCACAGCGTCGCCGTTCCCGTCAGAGACGCCGACAACTACGCCATCGCCGCGATCGAGGTCAGCGGCTCCAAAGACAGTCTCTACGGTCGCCGACTCGAGGACGAGATCGCCAGACTCCTCGTGAACGCGAGCAAGTCGATCGAGACCGTGCTGTTGAGCCGGTAG
- a CDS encoding NAD-dependent succinate-semialdehyde dehydrogenase has protein sequence MKSTNPATDEVIETYDDHTADDVDSILEDAVSASESWAETNITERQQLLENAGEILRDRQDEYAELMSREMGKPIDESHSELEKCAWVCDFYAERADEFLADRVIGSEPNAKTFVSYEPLGAVLAVMPWNFPFWQVFRFAAPHLTAGNVGLLKHASNVPGCALAIEEIFRDAGYPEGVFSTLLVGSDAIEDVVRDDRLDALTLTGSEGAGRAIAEQAGNELKKHVLELGGSDPFVVLEDADLDAAAETAATARTINSGQSCIAAKRFIVADEVFDEFLDRFVSEMEALEIGDPMESGTEIGPQAREDLMEDVHEQVEASVEAGATLECGGEPLDRDGWYYPPTVLAEPPMDSPAAEEEVFGPAAAVFRAADEEEAIEIANDIHYGLGGSIWTEDLDRGERIAREIEAGCVFVNELVKSDPRLPFGGVKASGYGRELAKEGIHEFVNRKTIWVQSAGEGDDVPATE, from the coding sequence ATGAAGAGTACCAATCCAGCGACCGACGAGGTAATCGAAACGTACGACGACCACACGGCGGACGACGTCGACTCCATTCTCGAGGACGCGGTTTCGGCCTCGGAATCGTGGGCGGAGACGAATATCACCGAACGTCAGCAGCTTCTCGAGAACGCCGGCGAGATCCTTCGCGACCGGCAGGACGAGTACGCCGAGTTGATGAGCCGAGAGATGGGTAAGCCGATCGACGAATCCCACTCCGAACTCGAGAAGTGCGCGTGGGTCTGTGACTTCTACGCCGAGCGTGCGGACGAGTTCCTCGCCGACCGCGTAATCGGCAGCGAGCCGAACGCGAAGACGTTCGTCTCCTACGAGCCGCTGGGAGCCGTCCTCGCGGTGATGCCCTGGAACTTCCCGTTCTGGCAGGTGTTTCGCTTCGCCGCGCCGCACCTGACTGCCGGCAACGTCGGCCTGCTCAAACACGCCTCGAACGTACCGGGCTGTGCGCTCGCGATCGAGGAGATCTTCCGCGACGCGGGCTATCCCGAGGGCGTCTTCTCGACGCTGCTGGTCGGCTCCGACGCGATCGAGGACGTCGTTCGAGACGACCGTCTCGACGCGCTCACCCTGACGGGGAGCGAGGGTGCCGGGCGCGCCATCGCCGAACAGGCCGGCAACGAACTGAAGAAACACGTCCTCGAACTCGGCGGGAGCGACCCGTTCGTCGTCCTCGAGGACGCCGACCTCGACGCGGCGGCCGAAACCGCGGCCACGGCGCGGACGATCAACTCGGGGCAGTCCTGTATCGCGGCCAAGCGGTTCATCGTCGCCGACGAGGTCTTCGACGAGTTTCTCGACCGCTTCGTCTCGGAGATGGAGGCCCTCGAAATCGGCGATCCGATGGAGTCCGGCACCGAAATCGGTCCGCAGGCGCGCGAAGATCTCATGGAGGACGTTCACGAGCAGGTCGAGGCGAGCGTCGAGGCGGGGGCGACCCTCGAGTGCGGCGGCGAACCCCTCGACCGCGACGGCTGGTACTATCCGCCGACGGTGCTCGCCGAACCGCCGATGGACAGTCCCGCGGCCGAGGAGGAGGTCTTCGGACCGGCCGCGGCCGTCTTCCGCGCCGCCGACGAGGAGGAGGCGATCGAGATCGCGAACGACATCCACTACGGACTCGGCGGCTCGATCTGGACCGAGGACCTCGATCGCGGGGAGCGGATCGCCCGCGAGATCGAAGCCGGCTGCGTGTTCGTCAACGAACTCGTCAAGTCCGATCCTCGACTCCCGTTCGGCGGCGTGAAGGCGTCCGGGTACGGTCGCGAACTCGCCAAGGAGGGGATCCACGAGTTCGTCAATCGAAAGACCATCTGGGTGCAGTCCGCCGGCGAGGGCGACGACGTTCCCGCAACCGAGTAA